A stretch of Imperialibacter roseus DNA encodes these proteins:
- a CDS encoding LytR/AlgR family response regulator transcription factor, whose protein sequence is MARLFIVEDEPIIAYDLRLCVEQAGHEIAGMAETAAEALPQIAATSPDLLLLDINIKGSEDGIALARKVNALLPVPFIFITSYYDAQTLERVKGVNPAAYIVKPFKEEEVLANIQLALKKNRSALAAGTPGKLFVRDGGILKPIKAEEVLFVRGESNYTILHMAGNKKFTVSHTLKSIEDKLPASIFCRVHKSYLINLEYIDLIEHSVAKVGGETIPIGKAYRAGLFEKMQIL, encoded by the coding sequence ATGGCCAGACTGTTTATAGTTGAAGACGAACCCATCATTGCTTATGACCTCAGGCTGTGTGTCGAGCAGGCCGGTCACGAAATAGCCGGCATGGCTGAAACGGCCGCAGAAGCGCTTCCACAAATCGCAGCCACCTCGCCGGATCTGCTGCTACTCGACATCAATATAAAAGGATCCGAAGACGGCATTGCTCTGGCCAGGAAGGTTAATGCCCTCCTTCCTGTGCCATTCATTTTCATCACCTCTTACTACGATGCACAAACGCTGGAGCGGGTAAAGGGAGTAAATCCCGCAGCTTATATCGTGAAGCCATTTAAGGAAGAAGAGGTGCTCGCAAATATTCAGCTGGCACTAAAGAAAAACAGATCGGCATTAGCGGCCGGAACACCAGGAAAGCTCTTCGTTAGGGATGGTGGCATTCTGAAGCCCATCAAAGCGGAAGAAGTATTATTTGTCAGAGGCGAAAGCAATTACACCATCCTGCATATGGCGGGCAATAAGAAGTTTACGGTGAGCCACACACTCAAGAGTATTGAAGATAAGTTGCCTGCCTCGATTTTCTGCAGAGTGCACAAATCCTATCTGATCAACCTGGAATATATCGACCTGATAGAACATAGTGTGGCGAAAGTGGGCGGAGAAACGATACCCATTGGCAAAGCCTACAGAGCCGGTTTGTTCGAGAAAATGCAGATATTGTAA
- a CDS encoding Fic family protein, which yields MRRLIPYIYQKTSWPAFEWRQEQLTPLLGRVRHLQGKLVGKMESLGFVLQNEAVLETLTLDVLKSTEIEGQILNPQQVRSSVARRLGMDISGLVPSDRDVDGVVDMMLDATQQYNAPLTKDRLFAWHSSLFPTGRSGMYKVLVGKWRDDSTGPMQVVSGALGKEKVHFEAPPAKHVDEEMDRFLLWLNENDSNDLVVKAAIAHLWFVTIHPFEDGNGRIARAIADMLLARADGMPQRFYSMSAQIRKERKAYYDILEKTQQGDVDITSWLDWFLNCLLNSLNASYDVLDAVMFKHTFWNKNALLLGNERQKLMLEKLMDGFEGNLTTSKWAKITGCSPDTALRDIQDLVAKHILTKAEGGGRSTYYQLVSN from the coding sequence ATGCGGAGATTAATACCATACATCTATCAGAAAACCAGCTGGCCAGCCTTTGAATGGAGGCAGGAACAGCTCACACCACTACTAGGCAGGGTGCGCCACTTGCAAGGGAAGCTGGTAGGCAAAATGGAATCGTTGGGGTTTGTGCTGCAAAATGAAGCGGTACTGGAAACGCTCACCCTCGACGTGCTGAAATCAACTGAAATAGAAGGCCAGATCCTGAATCCGCAGCAGGTGCGTTCTTCGGTGGCTCGTCGCTTAGGCATGGACATATCCGGACTCGTCCCCTCCGACAGGGATGTAGACGGTGTAGTCGATATGATGCTGGACGCCACCCAGCAATACAACGCCCCTTTGACAAAAGACAGGCTATTCGCCTGGCACAGCTCCCTGTTCCCAACCGGCAGAAGCGGCATGTACAAAGTGCTCGTGGGCAAGTGGCGAGACGATTCCACCGGCCCCATGCAGGTGGTATCAGGAGCACTGGGCAAGGAAAAAGTGCATTTTGAAGCACCACCGGCCAAGCACGTCGATGAAGAAATGGACAGGTTCCTGCTTTGGCTCAACGAAAACGACAGCAATGACCTGGTTGTGAAAGCCGCCATAGCCCACTTATGGTTCGTTACCATACACCCTTTTGAGGACGGCAACGGCAGAATAGCCAGGGCCATCGCCGATATGCTGCTGGCCAGGGCCGACGGCATGCCCCAAAGGTTTTACAGCATGTCGGCGCAGATAAGGAAGGAGCGAAAAGCTTATTACGACATACTTGAAAAAACCCAGCAGGGGGATGTGGATATCACCAGCTGGCTCGACTGGTTTTTAAACTGCCTGCTCAACTCGCTCAATGCATCGTACGATGTGTTGGATGCGGTGATGTTCAAGCATACCTTCTGGAACAAGAACGCACTTTTGTTAGGCAACGAGCGTCAGAAGCTCATGCTCGAAAAACTGATGGACGGCTTTGAAGGCAACCTCACCACCTCCAAGTGGGCGAAGATAACCGGGTGTTCCCCCGACACCGCCCTGAGAGACATACAGGATTTGGTAGCAAAACACATACTGACAAAAGCAGAAGGTGGTGGGAGAAGTACCTATTATCAGCTGGTTTCAAATTAA
- a CDS encoding tetratricopeptide repeat protein, with the protein MKRGLAVLFMLIHWAIPESVAQESLLDSLAASLKMATSNSDKIRLLNALAYELCYVNADSAIRLSEASLQLAVKENEPKGKADALNNLGIANHIRGNFPVALNQYSSSLLLRREQNDSAGVAGLLNNMASIYAVQGNYPEALENYQQSLELKLKLGNEKGAANSLNNIGNIYYYQKNYDLSLQYYERALEIENKMGNTMGQGRSLGNVGLVYLETGKLNEALQNYLRAYQKMDSLKLECQKMYPANGLGQTYYQLGKLEAAHKFLDEAYTEAVACNDPVILSSSLETLGKISVANKQYTLAERRLKESYDVAEANDLKVQVKDASKSLYEFYKSRGNIDQALSFLEINKSVTDNLLNEDLTEQLTRMEVNYQFKDEKDSLQFAREKELLSYNSEIKRRELVQMSTFFGLGLAFVLLFVIYRFYRVKQKANEQLSVKNEIISRTLQEKEMVLKEIHHRVKNNLQIVSSLLNIQSKMVKDEAAKQAIRDSQSRVHSMSLVHQNLYSSGEVGEVSANEYLEQLILSVCRSFDPEGNRQLNLQLEPVALPPDMAMNLGLISNEIITNAFKHAFPAPDKKGSAISVSLVAAAEHISLSISDNGVGLENPQQSFGMQLIEALVRSIKGTLSVDSTNGTCFTIKLSQPYGQTVYS; encoded by the coding sequence GTGAAAAGAGGACTTGCAGTACTTTTTATGCTAATTCATTGGGCAATTCCAGAGAGCGTTGCCCAGGAATCGCTGCTCGATAGCCTGGCGGCCAGTCTCAAAATGGCGACCAGCAATAGCGATAAAATCAGGCTTCTGAACGCCCTGGCTTACGAGCTGTGCTATGTGAATGCCGACTCTGCCATTCGTCTATCAGAAGCTTCTCTCCAATTGGCTGTCAAGGAAAATGAACCCAAAGGCAAAGCCGATGCACTGAATAACCTCGGCATTGCCAACCACATCAGGGGCAATTTTCCCGTGGCGCTTAACCAATACTCCTCCAGCCTACTCCTCAGGCGAGAGCAAAATGACTCGGCAGGTGTGGCAGGTCTTCTCAACAATATGGCTTCCATTTACGCTGTGCAGGGCAACTACCCCGAAGCCCTCGAAAATTACCAGCAGTCATTGGAACTTAAATTGAAGCTTGGCAACGAAAAAGGCGCCGCCAACTCACTCAATAACATTGGTAACATCTACTACTACCAGAAAAACTACGACCTGTCGCTGCAATACTACGAGCGTGCCCTGGAGATCGAGAATAAAATGGGCAACACCATGGGGCAAGGGCGGTCGCTTGGCAATGTGGGGTTGGTATACCTGGAGACAGGGAAGCTGAACGAAGCCCTGCAGAACTACCTGCGGGCGTATCAAAAGATGGACTCTTTAAAGCTTGAGTGCCAGAAAATGTATCCTGCTAACGGACTCGGCCAAACCTACTATCAGCTCGGCAAACTCGAAGCGGCGCACAAATTTCTCGACGAAGCATACACAGAGGCTGTCGCCTGCAACGACCCGGTGATACTGTCTTCCAGTCTGGAGACTCTTGGTAAAATTAGTGTTGCCAACAAGCAATATACTCTGGCCGAACGACGGTTGAAGGAAAGCTACGACGTAGCCGAAGCCAACGACTTGAAAGTGCAGGTAAAAGATGCTTCGAAATCACTGTATGAATTTTATAAGTCAAGGGGCAACATTGATCAGGCGCTGAGTTTCCTCGAAATAAACAAATCAGTGACAGACAATCTGCTCAACGAAGACCTGACGGAACAACTCACCCGGATGGAGGTAAATTATCAGTTCAAAGACGAGAAAGACTCGCTGCAGTTTGCCAGAGAAAAGGAACTCCTCTCATATAACTCAGAGATCAAGCGCCGAGAACTTGTTCAAATGTCAACCTTCTTCGGACTTGGGCTGGCTTTTGTATTGCTATTCGTTATCTACCGGTTTTACAGAGTCAAGCAAAAGGCCAATGAGCAGCTCTCGGTAAAGAACGAAATCATTTCCCGCACGCTTCAGGAAAAAGAAATGGTGCTCAAGGAAATTCACCATCGGGTAAAAAACAACCTTCAAATCGTTTCCAGCCTTTTGAATATCCAATCGAAAATGGTGAAAGACGAAGCAGCAAAGCAGGCAATTCGTGACAGTCAGTCGAGGGTGCATTCCATGTCGCTGGTGCACCAAAACCTCTATTCAAGTGGTGAGGTGGGTGAAGTATCTGCCAACGAGTACCTGGAGCAGCTCATTCTGTCGGTTTGCAGGTCGTTTGATCCGGAAGGGAATCGCCAGCTCAACCTGCAATTGGAACCTGTGGCCTTACCTCCCGATATGGCCATGAACCTCGGCCTCATCAGCAACGAAATCATTACCAACGCATTCAAGCATGCGTTCCCAGCACCAGACAAAAAGGGCTCGGCGATTTCGGTATCTCTTGTTGCTGCAGCTGAGCATATTTCTCTCAGTATTTCCGACAATGGTGTTGGCCTCGAAAATCCCCAGCAGTCGTTTGGCATGCAATTGATCGAAGCACTTGTCCGCTCCATCAAAGGCACGTTGTCTGTCGATAGCACCAACGGCACCTGTTTCACCATCAAACTTTCCCAACCCTATGGCCAGACTGTTTATAGTTGA
- a CDS encoding M16 family metallopeptidase, with product MKKLLLICLAISMALTSQSQTKLIEKVTKTGDELVIPYEKYELANGLTLIIHEDHSDPLVHVDVTYHVGSAREELNKSGFAHFFEHMMFQGSDHVADEEHFKIVTESGGTLNGTTNRDRTNYFETVPSNQLETMLWLEADRMGFFLDAVTTKKFEVQRATVKNEKGQGVLNAPYGMWNEKTIAAVYPYGHPYSWSTIGLLEDLDRANLEDLKNFFLRWYGPNNASLTVGGDVDPKKVITLVEKYFGSIPRGPEVAKMKLDAPVIPADRYISHVDNNIRFPALMFTYPTVPNMHPDEAALDCLSEILGTGQSSYFFKKFVLTQKAIQASVFHPAAELSGEFTMFVLPYPGQTLADFETAMRQILDEFAKNGVSEDDLKKFKANQESNTINGLASVSGKVSQLSRYQYAFGNPNLIKKDLQRYLDITADDVMRVFNKYIYNKPGVILSYLPNAETAPAKPDNFEKPTSGVSAFPKTDYTGLNYKKPTNEPFDRSKRPVSGPSPLVKVPEFWETKFDNGIKVIGTKSNEIPTVAIQLTLVGGHKFDAADPKKSGLAQITASMMDESTQNYSAEAMQEELRKIGSSINIYANRTSTVVSINTLKKNLDKTLQLAEEKLLRPGFQQIDFDRVIKQQMEGIKASQQDPSAIAGQVFDRLLYGDEHIYSVPTSGIEETVANITLDDVKAFYNKYYSPNLGELVIVGDVDQKDILPKLGFLKSWPNKKVAIPTLPPAKPGDKTKIYLVDKPNAPQSQIRVGYMTDLKYDATGDYFKSYLMNYPLGGAFNSRINLNLREDKGWTYGAGAYFSSTEDPGPYQAYAGVLATATDSAVVEFMKEITDYREKGITDDELAFMRNSVGQRDARSYETPGQKAGFLRTIAHYNLDKSYVDQQTKIINTISKDEINKLAKKYLDDDSIYILVVGDGATNREKLEQLGYEVVELDAKGDVIDKNSIKVDK from the coding sequence ATGAAAAAACTGCTACTTATCTGTCTTGCCATTTCGATGGCATTGACCTCCCAATCACAAACCAAGCTCATCGAAAAGGTGACAAAAACCGGTGATGAGCTGGTGATTCCTTATGAAAAATACGAACTGGCCAACGGCTTGACGTTGATCATTCACGAAGATCATTCCGACCCGCTGGTGCATGTCGACGTTACTTACCACGTGGGCTCTGCCAGGGAGGAGCTCAACAAATCTGGCTTTGCTCACTTTTTCGAACACATGATGTTCCAGGGATCGGATCATGTGGCCGATGAAGAACATTTCAAGATTGTTACAGAATCGGGCGGTACGCTAAATGGCACCACCAACCGTGATCGAACCAACTATTTCGAAACAGTGCCCAGCAACCAGCTGGAAACCATGCTGTGGCTGGAGGCTGACAGGATGGGCTTCTTCCTCGACGCTGTGACAACGAAAAAATTCGAAGTGCAGCGGGCGACTGTGAAGAACGAAAAAGGCCAGGGCGTGCTCAATGCTCCCTACGGTATGTGGAACGAAAAGACGATTGCCGCCGTGTATCCTTATGGGCACCCTTACTCGTGGTCGACCATCGGACTATTGGAGGATCTCGACAGGGCTAATCTGGAAGACCTGAAAAACTTCTTCCTGCGGTGGTATGGCCCTAACAACGCCTCCCTCACTGTGGGTGGCGATGTTGATCCGAAAAAGGTGATCACCCTTGTTGAAAAGTATTTTGGAAGTATTCCGAGAGGGCCGGAGGTAGCAAAAATGAAGCTGGACGCCCCGGTGATTCCCGCCGATCGCTACATTTCGCATGTCGACAACAACATCCGCTTCCCAGCACTGATGTTCACTTATCCTACCGTGCCCAATATGCACCCTGACGAAGCAGCGCTTGATTGCCTTTCAGAGATTTTGGGAACTGGGCAAAGCTCTTACTTCTTCAAAAAATTTGTATTGACCCAGAAAGCCATTCAGGCGTCGGTATTCCATCCGGCGGCAGAGCTTTCAGGCGAGTTTACCATGTTTGTGCTGCCCTACCCTGGGCAAACCCTGGCCGACTTCGAAACAGCAATGCGCCAGATACTGGACGAATTCGCCAAAAATGGTGTGAGCGAAGATGACCTGAAAAAATTCAAAGCCAACCAGGAGTCGAATACCATCAACGGGCTGGCCAGTGTGAGCGGCAAAGTATCACAGCTATCAAGATACCAGTACGCATTCGGCAACCCCAACCTGATCAAAAAAGACCTGCAGCGCTACCTCGACATCACAGCCGACGACGTGATGCGGGTGTTCAATAAGTATATATACAACAAGCCTGGCGTTATTCTCAGCTACCTGCCCAATGCAGAAACGGCCCCCGCCAAGCCTGACAATTTTGAGAAGCCAACAAGTGGCGTCAGCGCATTTCCAAAAACGGACTACACCGGCCTTAACTATAAAAAACCCACCAACGAGCCTTTCGACAGAAGCAAAAGACCCGTTTCCGGCCCGAGCCCGCTCGTAAAAGTGCCTGAGTTTTGGGAAACCAAATTCGACAACGGCATTAAGGTGATTGGCACAAAAAGCAATGAAATACCGACCGTGGCCATACAGCTGACGCTGGTAGGCGGCCACAAGTTCGATGCAGCCGACCCAAAGAAAAGCGGGCTTGCACAAATCACAGCTTCCATGATGGATGAGTCGACCCAAAACTACTCGGCCGAAGCCATGCAGGAAGAGCTGCGGAAGATTGGCAGCAGCATTAATATCTATGCCAACCGTACCTCGACGGTGGTGAGTATTAACACACTGAAGAAGAACCTCGACAAAACGCTACAGCTTGCGGAGGAAAAACTCCTGCGACCAGGCTTCCAGCAAATCGACTTTGACAGGGTGATCAAGCAACAAATGGAAGGCATAAAGGCCAGCCAGCAGGATCCATCAGCTATTGCCGGGCAGGTATTTGACAGGCTGCTGTATGGCGATGAGCATATTTATTCAGTGCCAACTTCTGGCATAGAAGAAACGGTGGCCAATATCACCCTCGACGACGTAAAAGCGTTCTACAACAAGTACTACTCGCCCAACCTGGGCGAGCTGGTAATTGTGGGGGATGTTGATCAGAAAGATATCTTGCCAAAACTGGGCTTCCTGAAAAGCTGGCCCAACAAAAAAGTGGCCATTCCAACGCTGCCTCCCGCTAAGCCTGGTGACAAAACCAAGATTTATCTGGTCGACAAGCCTAACGCACCTCAGTCACAAATCCGTGTGGGTTACATGACCGACCTGAAATACGATGCGACGGGTGATTATTTCAAGTCCTACCTGATGAACTATCCGCTTGGAGGCGCTTTCAACAGCCGCATCAACCTCAACCTAAGGGAAGACAAAGGCTGGACGTATGGTGCCGGCGCTTATTTCAGCTCTACCGAAGACCCGGGGCCCTATCAGGCCTATGCGGGGGTGTTGGCAACAGCTACCGACAGTGCCGTGGTGGAATTTATGAAAGAGATCACTGACTATCGGGAAAAAGGCATTACTGACGATGAGCTGGCCTTTATGAGAAATTCAGTTGGTCAGCGGGATGCAAGAAGTTATGAAACGCCGGGTCAGAAGGCGGGCTTCCTGCGGACGATCGCTCATTACAACCTCGATAAAAGCTATGTAGACCAGCAGACAAAAATCATCAATACGATTTCAAAAGACGAAATCAACAAACTGGCGAAGAAATACCTCGACGACGACAGTATTTATATCCTCGTTGTTGGCGATGGCGCCACCAATCGGGAAAAGCTGGAGCAGCTAGGCTATGAAGTGGTGGAGCTTGATGCCAAAGGGGATGTTATTGACAAAAATTCGATCAAAGTAGATAAATAG
- a CDS encoding GNAT family N-acetyltransferase yields MFQLQRTTSENPDFVKLVKQLDVYVTAMDGEDHAFYAQYNHIDKIRHVVVAYDGETALGCGAIKKFDATTMEVKRMYTSPEGRGRGIASKILYELERWATELSCEYCILETGRQYENAIRLYKKAGYTVIENYGQYANMASSICFAKELQKQPTA; encoded by the coding sequence ATGTTTCAATTACAACGAACCACTTCTGAAAATCCAGACTTCGTCAAGCTTGTCAAGCAACTGGATGTGTACGTGACAGCCATGGACGGTGAAGACCATGCCTTTTATGCCCAATACAATCACATCGACAAGATCAGGCACGTAGTGGTGGCTTACGATGGAGAAACAGCTCTCGGCTGCGGCGCTATCAAAAAATTCGACGCCACCACTATGGAAGTCAAAAGAATGTACACTTCTCCTGAAGGCAGAGGGCGGGGAATTGCCTCTAAAATTCTCTACGAGTTAGAGCGATGGGCTACAGAGCTTTCCTGCGAATATTGTATTTTAGAAACCGGCAGGCAGTACGAAAATGCCATCCGGTTATACAAAAAAGCTGGCTACACGGTGATCGAAAACTATGGACAATATGCCAATATGGCCAGCAGCATCTGCTTTGCGAAGGAGCTACAGAAGCAACCGACAGCCTGA
- a CDS encoding sulfatase family protein, with protein MTSKNLLTLLLICFSGYVYGQKSRPNIVFILTDDQRWDALGYAGNTIIQTPEMDKLAREGVYFKNAFVTTPICAASRATIITGLYERKHKYTFQQPPINNEFTDNSYPSVLKSEGYYSGFLGKMGVNFENKRDTSLFDVYKPEPVGAYFRLVEEGTRHKHTTDVIRDNAIDFIENAPEDKPFCLSISFHAPHADDSSPLQYFWPQEVDSLYKNVTIPGPAMADDNYFMKLPLPVREGFNRTRWNWRFESPEKYQQMVKGYYRMITGIDRAIAKIRTALEAKGVDKNTVIILMGDNGYFLGERQLAGKWLMYEPSLRVPLIIYHPSGVGSKTVEDMALNADIAPTILDFAQAKIPASYQGMSLTGHTKKTKMAVPRRDAFLCEHLWDFKPIAASEGIRTEKYKYFRYRDIPDSEELYDLVNDPWETKNLVQDKASQKILASLRKQCNEEIESLSK; from the coding sequence ATGACGTCAAAAAACCTCCTAACCCTCCTCCTGATTTGCTTCTCTGGCTACGTGTATGGGCAAAAGTCCAGGCCCAACATCGTTTTCATTCTCACCGACGACCAACGCTGGGATGCCCTGGGCTATGCGGGTAACACAATCATTCAAACACCGGAAATGGACAAGCTGGCCCGTGAGGGTGTCTACTTCAAAAATGCCTTCGTCACCACCCCCATTTGCGCAGCCAGCCGGGCTACCATCATCACCGGACTGTACGAAAGGAAACACAAGTACACTTTCCAGCAGCCTCCGATCAACAATGAATTCACCGACAACAGTTATCCATCCGTGCTGAAAAGTGAGGGCTACTACAGCGGATTTTTGGGGAAAATGGGTGTCAATTTTGAAAACAAAAGAGACACGAGCCTTTTCGACGTATACAAGCCCGAACCCGTTGGGGCCTACTTCAGGCTGGTAGAAGAAGGCACCAGGCACAAACACACCACCGACGTGATCAGGGACAATGCCATCGATTTTATCGAAAATGCGCCAGAAGACAAGCCGTTCTGCCTTTCCATTAGCTTCCATGCGCCTCACGCCGACGATAGCTCGCCGCTGCAGTACTTCTGGCCCCAGGAGGTAGACAGCCTGTACAAAAATGTGACTATCCCAGGCCCGGCCATGGCCGACGACAACTATTTCATGAAGCTGCCGTTGCCTGTGCGAGAAGGCTTCAACCGAACCCGCTGGAACTGGCGGTTCGAAAGCCCGGAAAAATACCAGCAAATGGTAAAGGGCTACTACCGGATGATCACCGGGATAGACCGAGCCATCGCCAAAATACGAACAGCGCTGGAAGCAAAAGGAGTTGATAAAAACACAGTCATCATCCTCATGGGCGACAACGGCTACTTTCTCGGGGAACGCCAGCTCGCTGGCAAGTGGCTGATGTACGAACCGTCGCTGCGTGTGCCACTGATTATCTATCATCCGTCAGGCGTTGGTTCAAAAACGGTGGAAGACATGGCACTGAATGCCGACATTGCTCCCACTATCCTTGACTTTGCTCAGGCCAAAATTCCAGCGTCTTATCAGGGCATGAGCCTCACCGGTCACACCAAAAAAACGAAAATGGCTGTACCACGACGGGACGCCTTCCTGTGCGAACACCTCTGGGACTTTAAGCCTATCGCTGCCAGTGAGGGCATTCGAACCGAGAAATACAAGTACTTCAGGTACAGGGATATTCCAGATTCTGAAGAACTTTACGACCTTGTCAACGATCCATGGGAAACAAAAAACCTGGTACAAGACAAGGCATCGCAGAAGATACTGGCATCGCTTCGTAAGCAGTGCAATGAGGAAATTGAAAGTCTGTCCAAATGA
- a CDS encoding iron chaperone, whose translation MEAAPSHKFKTVEEYFAAFPKKTQQLMGSLRATIKKAAPQAIEKISYNMPAFMLEGMLVYYAGYDKHIGFYPTPSGIEAFKKELSGYKGAKGSVQFPIDKTLPLDLIGQIVKFRVEENLDKAREKKKK comes from the coding sequence ATGGAAGCAGCACCTTCTCACAAATTCAAAACTGTTGAAGAATACTTCGCCGCATTTCCTAAAAAAACACAGCAACTGATGGGAAGTCTGAGGGCAACGATCAAAAAAGCAGCCCCTCAGGCAATAGAGAAGATTAGCTACAACATGCCAGCCTTCATGCTTGAGGGCATGCTGGTGTATTACGCCGGCTACGATAAACACATCGGCTTTTACCCCACCCCTTCCGGTATTGAAGCTTTCAAAAAAGAACTGTCTGGCTACAAAGGCGCTAAAGGCTCGGTTCAGTTTCCCATCGATAAGACGCTGCCGCTAGACCTTATCGGCCAGATTGTAAAATTCAGGGTAGAGGAAAACCTGGATAAGGCCAGAGAGAAAAAGAAGAAATAG
- a CDS encoding iron chaperone, translated as MGAKFKSVDEYIGTFPEEVQSILTALRQTIKQAAPQAEELISYNMPAFKQNGFLVSYAAWKKHIGMYPVPAGDQAFQKAIAPFTTEKSTAQFPLNQPMPLKLIAQLVAFRLKENNQRVQSTSKK; from the coding sequence ATGGGAGCAAAATTCAAATCAGTCGATGAGTATATCGGCACTTTTCCTGAGGAGGTGCAGTCAATTTTGACAGCCCTGAGGCAAACAATTAAACAAGCGGCACCCCAGGCAGAAGAGCTGATCAGTTACAACATGCCTGCTTTCAAACAAAATGGTTTTCTGGTATCATACGCCGCCTGGAAAAAGCATATCGGCATGTATCCGGTGCCAGCGGGTGACCAGGCCTTCCAAAAAGCCATAGCTCCCTTTACTACCGAAAAGTCGACGGCGCAATTTCCGCTAAACCAACCCATGCCACTGAAACTGATTGCGCAGCTGGTTGCATTCAGACTAAAGGAGAACAACCAAAGAGTCCAGTCTACCTCAAAAAAGTAA